The region GTGCCTCTAAACTCATTTAACCTTAGTTGAACCTAGATACTTCTTATTCATTAAGTCTCAAATATATGTGGTCGTGCCACAAACAAGAATCAATTCTAAGATATGACGATCGAATGCTCGACACTAGAAGTTATTCTCCTTAAAATCTTTGAGCTTACTTTCATCCGCGAGCTTGCATTGATTAGTGGTTGCATCCATGCTGAGGACAACAATGCCATTCTCAATAATACTCCAATATTCTTTCATTATGAGCAAGTTTTCCATCACCATAGTCCAACGATCATACGATTGACGTCATTCTCAACAATACTCCAATATTCTTTCATTAAGAGCAAGTTTTCCATCGCTATAGTCCAATGATCGTAAAACCcatcaaaatttaaattaaaagaAAGAAGAAAACGAATCAACAAAAGAGAAAAATAGTTAAAATCACATCtctaaataaaataaaaacaacaCTTTTGAATTGTTGATTAGAATAGATCCAAATTAAGATTGATACTCGTATATAACTTTCACCATTAATTCATTTAGTCTCTAAGATCATATAATTATGGTAAAATATTTTACTTAGCCTCTAAGTATTTTGATGATTAATTAAATTCACTTCagttaataatttattttgtATATCCCTATTTTTTCAATAAAAGAAATATTTGATGATacatatatttatatattaaGTAGGATAACTGATTTTACTTAACCTCTAAGCATCCTAATTAGTCAATTTGACCAAACACCACAAAACACAGCAAATACACGTCATTGTCATCGTCATCGTCACTGTCACTATCACTCAAATATCAGTCCAAAAAACCAACAAGAAAATCTAACCAATCCCAACACAGTACACAGTAACAGTATCTATATCACCAAAATATCTAAGCCCACCATCACACACGTGACAACGACAGAACCAATAAACAACGTAACTGCAACGAAACAACATAAATGTCGGCGTTTCTCATATGATGTTTCAATTTTCACTTTGCAACTTGCAACATCACCATGGCCCCAGTTCTCTTCCACCGCCATCAAACTACTACTATCACACTAACCACCTTCCACCGCCCTTTCACCCTTTTAATATTCATCTCCACCACTTCACTTTCTTCACATCTCTCACAAACAAAAATAACCGTTTTTTCTGTTATTCAAAACTTAACATGAATCCAAATGATGAGAAAAACTCTCCCAAGTTTTCAACTCCTTTGAGCTCCTCCTTGGATCCTTCTTCGATGGTGGAGTTTGATGCATCAGTGCCTGTGCCTATGCCTATGCCTATGCCTATGCCTATGGAGTGTTTGCTAATGAACAACACTGTTCCTCCATTTCTTTCAAAAACATTCGATTTAGTGGATGAACCTTGTTTGAATCCGATTATATCATGGAGTTGTAATGGTGCTAGCTTCGTTGTGTGGGACCCTTTAGAGTTTGCTAGAATCATTTTGCCTCGACATTTCAAACACAACAATTTCTCCAGTTTTGTTCGTCAGCTTAATACTTATGTGGGTATTGCTTTGTCACCCTCTAAATGTAACTAACTACTAActgtttttctttttcttctttttttcagTTGTAACTATTTGTAACTAACTAGTTCCCTCTCCCCTTTGTGTTTGTTGATTGAACAATTTTGATGTATCAATTGTTAATAAGTTTGTATATTGTATGTAAAGTTTGCATATTTTGGTTTGTTGAGGTGTAAATTGTAATCACTAGTGTTCTGTTCTGTGTAATAAGATAAGCACACAGATTTGAGATATGTTTGTGTTGTTTCCTTCTGATTAATTGCATTGTGTAGTTATAGCATTCAGAGACTCCTAGTGCTGGAATTAGCAACATTGGAGACATTGTTGCTCTCCCTTTCAAGGGATTTTCATCTTCCAAAAGGTAGTGTATTCTGTGTTTCAatggtgtgttttgttttgtaTGTTGATGTTGATACAATTGTTTTGTTTTGTATGTTGATGTTGATACAATTGTTTTGTTTTGGATTCACAGATATTGCATTCTCCAATGCAGTTAGTTGTATTGTATCTGCTCATAGCTAGTGGCTTAAGTTTTGGTGTAATATTAATAGCTAAAGTAAATATCTTGTTTTTCCTTAATTTGCTATAGGTTTTACTTGTATCTATGCTTCATTCATTCAGAGATAACTTGGTGTTTGTGTTCAGGGGTTCCGAAAGATTGACACCGACAAATGGGAGTTTTTCAATGAAAGTTTCCAGAAAGGGAAGAAGCACTTACTGAAGAACATTCAAAGGCGCCGGTCGTCTCAATCTCAACAAGTTGGTAACCATGTTGGATCGTCTTCTGATGCAGGTATTACAAATCACATCAAGACTTTTGTTTATAGTGTAACAAACtctaactaactaactaactatATCTCTAATAGCAGGGAAATTTGGAGCCGAGGTTGAGATAGaaagattgaagaaggaaaggaGTGTCTTAATGCAAGAAGTGGTCGATTTGCAGCAGCAACAGCGAAAAACGGCTCGTCGTGCAGGAAATGTGAATCAAAGGCTTCAATCTGCTGAGCAAAGGCAGAAACAAATGGTTTCCTTCTTAGCCAAGTTATTTCAAAATCCAGACTTTTTAGCGCGGCTTAAGCAGAAGAAGGAACAAAAAGATATAGAATCTCCAAGAGTCAGAAGGAAGCTTGTTAAGCAACATCAAAATGAAGCACTAAGTCAAGTTTCCATTGAACACACTCCTCGCTATCTTTCGCATGATTTAGCTAAAGAAATGAGTGCAGGTGAAGATTTTACTTCTAAAATCGAGAATATTTCCTTAGATGAATATGCTGCAATGCATGATATTTTGTCAAGTAATTCAGAAACCATTATTGGTGAAGGATCATCAAGCTTTGGAGTCGATGAACAATTTTTCAAAGGGAAAAATATTATTAGTCCAAATGAAGAAGCTATAACTGAGAATTTTGAAGGGTTTCATGAGTTTCAATCTCTTGGGACAGAGAGTATTATCAAGCAAGAAGACATATGGGGTCCAAGCTGTGGGAATGAGATGTGGGGAAATCCTATGAATTATGGAGTTATTACAAGTGACATGACAGAGACAGATATGTGGGATATTGGTTTTGGAAGTTTGGGTATTGATAAGTGGCCAGGTGATGAATCTCCTTTTGATGAGATTGATAGTCAAGCTGGTAAGCCAAAAGATTATTAGACAAAATTGTTGGAATGTGATTTTACATTGGAACTGCTATGCTTTTGTTGCCTTTGGGCAGTTATAGTTTCTAGGGGTCATATTATTGAATAACTTTGGTTTATAAACATTATTTATAAGCTTTCATTCTTTTTTTATTTGAAAAGATAATGGTGGAAAAGTGTCTAGATCAGTTAAATTAATAGCATACTTATTACTTGAAAATTCATGTCAAAACCGATAATAGAATGTTTATGTCAGTAAAAGATACCAAAGCTTTGATTAGTGTTTCTGTCAAAACCAGTCTTTTAACGCGGGGCAATCAAAGCCCTGCGAGATGACAGGTTTGATAGTATCATTTAACATCAGAAGAACAAGGTTTGCAATTTCCGA is a window of Lathyrus oleraceus cultivar Zhongwan6 chromosome 6, CAAS_Psat_ZW6_1.0, whole genome shotgun sequence DNA encoding:
- the LOC127093391 gene encoding heat stress transcription factor A-3 isoform X1: MNPNDEKNSPKFSTPLSSSLDPSSMVEFDASVPVPMPMPMPMPMECLLMNNTVPPFLSKTFDLVDEPCLNPIISWSCNGASFVVWDPLEFARIILPRHFKHNNFSSFVRQLNTYGFRKIDTDKWEFFNESFQKGKKHLLKNIQRRRSSQSQQVGNHVGSSSDAGKFGAEVEIERLKKERSVLMQEVVDLQQQQRKTARRAGNVNQRLQSAEQRQKQMVSFLAKLFQNPDFLARLKQKKEQKDIESPRVRRKLVKQHQNEALSQVSIEHTPRYLSHDLAKEMSAGEDFTSKIENISLDEYAAMHDILSSNSETIIGEGSSSFGVDEQFFKGKNIISPNEEAITENFEGFHEFQSLGTESIIKQEDIWGPSCGNEMWGNPMNYGVITSDMTETDMWDIGFGSLGIDKWPGDESPFDEIDSQAGKPKDY
- the LOC127093391 gene encoding heat stress transcription factor A-3 isoform X2 gives rise to the protein MVEFDASVPVPMPMPMPMPMECLLMNNTVPPFLSKTFDLVDEPCLNPIISWSCNGASFVVWDPLEFARIILPRHFKHNNFSSFVRQLNTYGFRKIDTDKWEFFNESFQKGKKHLLKNIQRRRSSQSQQVGNHVGSSSDAAGKFGAEVEIERLKKERSVLMQEVVDLQQQQRKTARRAGNVNQRLQSAEQRQKQMVSFLAKLFQNPDFLARLKQKKEQKDIESPRVRRKLVKQHQNEALSQVSIEHTPRYLSHDLAKEMSAGEDFTSKIENISLDEYAAMHDILSSNSETIIGEGSSSFGVDEQFFKGKNIISPNEEAITENFEGFHEFQSLGTESIIKQEDIWGPSCGNEMWGNPMNYGVITSDMTETDMWDIGFGSLGIDKWPGDESPFDEIDSQAGKPKDY